Proteins from one Myxococcales bacterium genomic window:
- a CDS encoding hsp70 family protein, giving the protein MPDSKLVVGIDLGTTHTVVASARREANAEVTVFEVPQLVSTGEVGAQPLLPSFLYAPLPGEVPDDPFGDAPFALGEVARRRAQEVPGRVIASAKSWLSHAAVDRTAAILPWGAAEQDPAPRISPVEASARLLAHVRRAWDVEHPSAPLAEQEVVLTVPASFDQAARLLTLQAARDAGLAVRLLEEPQAAFYDTLAHLGPAHFDQVLGEATEALVLVCDIGGGTTDLTLIRLSRAADGGLGLDRVAVGRHLLLGGDNMDLALAHVCEARWVTPPERLEARRFAQLVAACRDAKERLLSDGAPDSAPIALVGSGSALVGSTLRTELSRADTERLVLDGFLPRVGRDELPKRGRSGLLAFGLPYEHDAAITRHLAAFVARHTPAEVPIRALLFNGGVFRAALVAERVLEVVRSWSDAACERLPERDPDLAVARGAVAYGLALGGHGLVIGGGAAQGFYIGVDDAKAKRAVCVVPRGAREGERHIAAGRPLALRVGRPVQFELYSADHAVHTPGELVELDDERFTRLPPVASTFEARAGGEEVLVALEGELSQVGTLELSCIESAPADPKSPRRFALAFELRAPTESNAEPRLSERPRPSVRPESNRFDEAKVAIERVFGPARADVKDREVKDLWRELTRVLGERQTWSAELCRALFDEIAPLHKARKRSVDHERVFWMFAGYCLRPGYGHPLDPGRIRTLSPLFEQGLVFQDEARGWQQFWIAWRRMAGGLAENLQSHIRDRVDPFLAPAGQAGKKPKGMRPQALDEMLELASALERVPRERRSALGEWLLERTWTEQNPRLWAAIGRLGARAPAYASLHHVIPTRVAEGWLDHLLREKWSEVATAPRAGMLLARATGDRTRDVRPELAERTARALAGVNADAEWIRAVREVVPIEDRERAEFFGEEIPRGLRLAE; this is encoded by the coding sequence GTGCCCGACTCGAAGCTCGTCGTCGGAATCGACCTCGGCACCACACACACCGTGGTGGCCTCGGCCAGGCGCGAGGCCAACGCGGAGGTCACGGTCTTCGAAGTGCCGCAGCTCGTGTCGACCGGTGAGGTCGGAGCGCAGCCACTCTTGCCTTCGTTCCTCTACGCTCCCTTGCCGGGCGAGGTCCCCGACGATCCCTTCGGGGACGCGCCGTTTGCTCTGGGAGAGGTGGCACGCCGCCGCGCCCAGGAGGTCCCCGGTCGCGTGATTGCGTCGGCGAAGAGCTGGCTCAGCCACGCGGCAGTCGATCGCACGGCAGCGATCTTGCCATGGGGCGCGGCGGAGCAAGACCCGGCGCCGCGCATCTCCCCGGTAGAGGCCAGCGCGCGCTTGCTCGCACACGTCCGCCGAGCTTGGGACGTCGAACACCCGAGCGCGCCTCTGGCGGAGCAAGAGGTCGTGCTCACCGTGCCGGCGTCCTTCGACCAGGCAGCGCGGCTCCTGACCTTGCAAGCTGCGCGCGACGCAGGTCTCGCGGTTCGCTTGCTCGAAGAGCCACAGGCGGCCTTCTACGACACACTCGCTCACCTCGGCCCTGCACACTTCGACCAGGTGCTTGGTGAGGCAACCGAGGCGTTGGTGCTCGTGTGCGACATCGGTGGCGGCACTACCGATCTCACGTTGATTCGCCTGAGCCGAGCGGCGGATGGTGGCCTGGGTCTCGATCGAGTCGCCGTCGGCCGTCACCTGTTGCTCGGCGGCGACAACATGGATCTGGCGCTGGCGCATGTTTGCGAGGCGCGCTGGGTGACACCTCCCGAGCGCCTCGAAGCACGGCGTTTCGCTCAGCTGGTTGCCGCCTGCCGCGACGCCAAGGAACGGCTTCTGTCCGACGGCGCGCCGGACTCGGCTCCGATTGCCCTGGTCGGCAGCGGTTCGGCGCTGGTCGGCAGCACCCTGCGCACGGAGCTTTCTCGCGCGGACACCGAACGGCTGGTGCTCGATGGATTCTTGCCGCGCGTCGGCCGCGACGAACTGCCGAAGCGCGGACGCTCGGGCCTCCTGGCGTTTGGCCTGCCGTACGAACACGACGCGGCGATCACGCGCCATCTCGCGGCCTTCGTTGCGCGCCACACCCCGGCCGAAGTTCCCATCCGCGCGCTGTTGTTCAACGGCGGGGTGTTCCGCGCAGCCCTCGTCGCCGAGCGAGTGCTCGAGGTGGTCCGCTCGTGGAGTGATGCAGCGTGTGAACGTCTGCCGGAGCGTGACCCCGATCTCGCCGTGGCGCGCGGTGCCGTAGCCTATGGCCTCGCCCTCGGCGGACATGGGCTCGTCATCGGAGGTGGAGCCGCGCAGGGTTTCTACATCGGAGTGGACGACGCCAAAGCGAAGCGAGCGGTGTGTGTGGTGCCACGCGGCGCGCGCGAAGGGGAACGTCACATCGCAGCGGGGCGGCCGCTCGCGCTCAGGGTCGGACGTCCGGTGCAATTCGAGCTCTACTCGGCGGACCACGCGGTGCACACGCCAGGCGAGCTCGTCGAGCTCGACGATGAACGTTTCACTCGCCTGCCGCCCGTCGCCTCGACCTTCGAGGCGCGGGCGGGCGGCGAGGAAGTGTTGGTTGCGCTCGAAGGGGAGCTGTCGCAGGTTGGAACTCTCGAGCTGTCGTGCATCGAGAGCGCTCCAGCCGATCCCAAATCCCCTCGGCGCTTCGCCCTCGCGTTCGAGCTGCGCGCTCCGACCGAGAGCAACGCCGAGCCACGACTGTCGGAGCGTCCCAGACCGAGCGTGCGCCCCGAGAGCAACCGCTTCGACGAGGCCAAGGTTGCCATCGAGCGCGTGTTCGGGCCAGCGCGCGCCGACGTGAAGGATCGCGAGGTCAAGGATCTGTGGCGCGAGCTCACGCGGGTGCTCGGAGAGCGGCAGACCTGGAGCGCCGAGCTGTGTCGCGCGCTGTTCGACGAGATCGCACCGCTCCACAAGGCGCGCAAACGTTCGGTCGATCACGAGCGCGTGTTCTGGATGTTCGCCGGTTATTGCCTGCGACCCGGCTATGGGCACCCGCTCGATCCAGGTCGCATCCGCACACTCTCGCCGCTGTTCGAGCAGGGGCTCGTGTTTCAGGACGAAGCGCGCGGCTGGCAGCAGTTCTGGATCGCCTGGCGGCGCATGGCCGGTGGGCTCGCGGAGAACCTGCAGAGCCACATCCGTGATCGGGTGGATCCGTTCCTGGCCCCGGCGGGTCAGGCCGGCAAGAAACCCAAGGGCATGCGCCCCCAGGCCCTCGACGAAATGCTGGAGCTTGCCTCTGCGCTCGAGCGTGTGCCCAGAGAGCGACGCAGCGCGCTCGGCGAGTGGTTGCTCGAGCGCACCTGGACCGAGCAGAACCCGCGCCTCTGGGCTGCCATCGGCCGCCTTGGTGCCCGCGCGCCGGCCTACGCGAGCTTGCACCACGTGATCCCGACCCGCGTCGCCGAAGGCTGGCTCGATCATCTGCTGAGAGAGAAATGGTCGGAGGTAGCGACTGCGCCGCGCGCCGGCATGTTGCTCGCACGCGCGACGGGAGATCGGACCCGCGACGTGCGCCC
- a CDS encoding aldo/keto reductase, which yields MDYCFLGATGVRISRLVFGTMSFGSDADEATSGALFSRARDAGINFFDCADVYAKGRSEEILGKLIAGCRDEVVISTKAYFPTGSDQNARGSSRFHLVRAVEASLRRLGTDRVDVFFLHRFDDQTPLDDTLRTLETLVQQGKILYPAVSNFSAWQTAKALGLAGQHGLSPIVASQPMYNLLKRQAEVEILPQARAENLGVLTYSPLAGGLLSGKYGVGRAPQAGRVVDNAMYKTRYGAASNFEIAESFSALASELGIHPATLAIAWVAAAPGVTAPLIGARSLEQLEPCLAAAELRLDPETHARITALSPTPPPATDRNEETSAHNYGSR from the coding sequence ATGGACTACTGCTTTCTGGGAGCCACGGGTGTTCGCATCTCGCGCCTCGTGTTCGGCACCATGTCTTTTGGGTCCGACGCGGACGAGGCCACGAGCGGCGCACTCTTTTCCCGCGCGCGGGATGCCGGCATCAACTTCTTCGACTGCGCCGACGTGTACGCCAAGGGCCGCTCCGAGGAGATCCTCGGCAAGCTGATCGCGGGCTGTCGAGACGAAGTGGTGATCTCGACCAAAGCGTATTTTCCCACCGGCAGCGATCAGAACGCCCGGGGCTCGTCGCGGTTTCATCTCGTGCGCGCGGTGGAGGCGAGCCTGCGCCGCCTCGGAACGGACCGCGTCGACGTGTTCTTCTTGCACCGCTTCGACGACCAGACACCCCTCGACGACACGCTGCGAACCCTCGAGACGTTGGTGCAGCAGGGAAAGATCCTGTACCCCGCGGTCAGCAACTTCTCGGCTTGGCAGACGGCCAAGGCGCTCGGCCTCGCGGGTCAGCACGGGCTCTCACCGATCGTTGCGTCGCAGCCGATGTACAACCTGCTCAAGCGCCAGGCAGAGGTCGAGATCTTGCCGCAGGCCCGCGCGGAGAACCTGGGTGTGTTGACCTACAGCCCCCTCGCCGGCGGCCTGCTCAGCGGCAAATACGGGGTCGGACGGGCGCCGCAAGCCGGGCGCGTGGTCGACAACGCAATGTACAAGACGCGCTACGGCGCCGCGTCGAACTTCGAAATCGCGGAGTCATTCTCTGCCCTGGCCAGCGAGCTCGGCATTCATCCGGCGACCCTGGCCATCGCGTGGGTCGCGGCGGCGCCGGGCGTCACCGCGCCGTTGATCGGCGCGCGGAGTCTCGAGCAGCTCGAGCCGTGTTTGGCCGCGGCCGAGCTTCGACTCGACCCGGAGACCCACGCGCGCATCACGGCGCTGTCACCGACGCCGCCACCTGCCACCGATCGCAACGAAGAGACCTCGGCGCACAATTACGGTAGCCGCTGA
- a CDS encoding serine/threonine protein kinase encodes MPTESDPTVRDRTAEADEAPTVAASPAGSASITTPELLRPTTGRSLQTAEATVILSREEATRTLALMRLAALLSVAALGALYAPSEALPFRGLVAAALAATFFLSLGLLFWFRDLERYDPRLGFFHALSCVVSILAATIYVGVFSPTVMGACVGIYYFGLSDSKLGAWVIYVLLAGGYAVLASLGMAGVIPLDRAVVAIEHPDLRGLAALTVSAELLLALTFSMARRSRQATREAFERLEQAALQIRQREALLNEARADLDVARAANIGRFTDREVGGYRVGEIIGRGAMGEVYRAEQVSSKRGVALKFLNPAVVGDAELLERFFREAKVAGTLKSPYVVDVLGMGRAEDGSPFIAMELLHGIDLAERLREAKRLDMPEVAQIVAQVAEALAVADRAGIVHRDIKPQNLFLSEDGPARVWKVLDFGVSKVREGTSQLTQGAIIGTPSYMSPEQARGLDVDHRSDVFSLGVIAYRCLTGRPAFTAPDSVLTVYNVVHLQPTRPLDLAPWLGADVERVLALVLAKDRERRFSSATMFAAALADAARERLDGRLRVDADSLIVEKPWGSEV; translated from the coding sequence ATGCCGACCGAGAGCGACCCGACCGTCCGAGACCGAACCGCAGAGGCCGACGAGGCCCCCACGGTCGCGGCGTCTCCCGCGGGCTCTGCCAGCATCACGACGCCCGAGCTGCTCAGGCCAACGACCGGCCGTTCGCTCCAGACCGCAGAAGCGACCGTGATCCTGTCGCGCGAGGAGGCCACACGCACGCTGGCGCTGATGCGGCTCGCCGCGCTCTTGTCCGTCGCGGCGCTGGGTGCGCTCTACGCACCGAGCGAGGCGCTGCCGTTTCGCGGCCTGGTCGCGGCCGCCCTTGCGGCGACGTTCTTTCTGTCCCTGGGTCTGCTGTTCTGGTTCCGCGATCTTGAAAGGTACGATCCCAGACTCGGCTTCTTCCACGCGCTCTCCTGCGTGGTGTCGATCCTCGCGGCGACCATCTACGTGGGCGTGTTCTCACCGACGGTGATGGGGGCCTGCGTCGGCATCTACTACTTCGGGTTGAGTGATTCGAAGCTCGGCGCGTGGGTGATCTACGTGCTGCTTGCCGGGGGATACGCGGTGCTCGCTAGCCTCGGTATGGCGGGGGTGATCCCGCTCGACCGGGCCGTCGTTGCCATCGAACACCCGGATCTACGCGGCCTCGCCGCGCTGACGGTCAGTGCGGAGCTGCTTCTGGCGCTCACCTTCAGCATGGCGCGCCGCAGCCGGCAGGCGACGCGCGAGGCCTTCGAACGCCTGGAGCAGGCGGCGCTGCAGATCCGCCAGCGCGAGGCGCTGCTCAACGAAGCGCGCGCCGACCTCGACGTGGCGCGCGCAGCGAACATCGGCCGCTTCACGGATCGTGAGGTCGGAGGGTATCGCGTGGGTGAGATCATCGGTCGGGGTGCGATGGGAGAGGTCTACCGGGCCGAGCAGGTCTCGTCGAAGCGCGGCGTCGCGCTCAAGTTCCTGAATCCGGCGGTGGTGGGCGACGCAGAGCTGCTGGAGCGGTTCTTTCGGGAGGCGAAGGTCGCTGGCACGCTGAAGTCGCCGTACGTGGTGGACGTGCTCGGCATGGGTCGGGCCGAGGATGGTTCGCCGTTCATCGCGATGGAGCTGCTGCACGGCATCGACCTGGCGGAGCGGCTGCGTGAAGCAAAACGACTCGACATGCCCGAGGTCGCGCAGATCGTCGCGCAGGTCGCCGAGGCGCTGGCGGTGGCCGACCGTGCAGGGATCGTGCATCGCGACATCAAACCGCAGAACCTGTTTCTGTCGGAGGACGGGCCTGCGCGAGTGTGGAAGGTGCTCGATTTCGGCGTCTCGAAGGTGCGCGAGGGCACGAGTCAGCTTACGCAGGGTGCGATCATCGGCACACCGAGCTACATGTCGCCGGAGCAGGCCCGGGGACTCGACGTCGATCACCGAAGCGACGTCTTTTCTCTGGGCGTGATCGCCTATCGATGTTTGACCGGGCGCCCGGCGTTCACCGCGCCGGACAGTGTGCTGACAGTGTACAACGTGGTGCATCTGCAGCCGACGCGACCGCTGGACCTTGCACCGTGGCTGGGCGCCGACGTCGAGCGAGTGCTCGCCCTGGTGCTGGCCAAAGATCGCGAACGCCGCTTCTCCAGCGCAACGATGTTCGCCGCGGCGCTCGCCGACGCTGCCCGCGAGCGGCTGGACGGTCGCCTGCGCGTCGACGCCGACTCGTTGATCGTGGAAAAGCCTTGGGGCAGCGAGGTCTAG